A stretch of Bradyrhizobium sp. CCBAU 53338 DNA encodes these proteins:
- a CDS encoding DUF5413 family protein: MKRYLVFALVGPFVGGFLLLLTTTYQSGYWTQTSLGEVGKLFVVFFKTLQYSYLFGFLPSLMIGAVDDILIHVKRIRPALRMLLVGAFAFILAAFTYGSRGSDSGAAQFILYGLVGFVPAVLSSWLVHHYVEEPQPAAAAS, translated from the coding sequence ATGAAACGCTATCTGGTGTTTGCGCTCGTCGGTCCGTTCGTGGGCGGATTTCTGCTGCTGCTGACGACGACCTACCAGTCGGGTTACTGGACGCAGACCAGCCTTGGTGAGGTCGGCAAGCTGTTCGTCGTGTTCTTCAAGACGCTGCAATACAGCTATCTGTTCGGCTTCCTGCCCTCGCTGATGATCGGCGCGGTCGACGACATCCTGATCCACGTGAAACGGATCAGGCCGGCGCTGAGGATGCTGCTGGTTGGCGCATTCGCCTTCATCCTCGCCGCCTTCACCTACGGCTCGCGCGGGTCGGATTCCGGCGCTGCCCAGTTCATCCTGTACGGCCTGGTTGGCTTCGTGCCGGCGGTGCTGTCATCCTGGTTGGTGCATCACTATGTCGAGGAGCCGCAGCCCGCGGCCGCGGCGAGCTGA